From the Lathyrus oleraceus cultivar Zhongwan6 chromosome 4, CAAS_Psat_ZW6_1.0, whole genome shotgun sequence genome, one window contains:
- the LOC127076373 gene encoding mediator of RNA polymerase II transcription subunit 9, giving the protein MDHYSSPGGTWTMIPTPNSNSQIQSQSQSHSQSNQDPNLYLQQQQQQFLLQQQQQQQQSFQQTQTPQSQFQLQQQQQQLYQQQRLLQQQPQPQPQPQPQQQQQQQQQQNLHQSLASHFHLLHLLENLAEVVEHGNPDQQSDASIAELSNHFDKCQQLLTSISASISTKAMTVEGQKKKLEESEQLLNQRRDLIANYTKSVEELVKSEP; this is encoded by the exons ATGGATCATTACTCTTCTCCCGGAGGCACCTGGACGATGATCCCAACCCCAAATTCCAATTCCCAAATCCAATCCCAATCTCAATCCCATTCCCAATCCAATCAAGACCCAAACCTTTatcttcaacaacaacaacagcaatttcttcttcaacaacaacaacagcagcaacaatCTTTTCAACAAACACAAACACCCCAATCTCAATTCCAACTccaacagcaacagcaacaactTTATCAACAACAACGACTTCTACAGCAACAACCACAACCACAACCACAACCCCAACCCCAGCAacaacagcagcagcaacaacagcaGAATCTTCACCAATCACTCGCTTCTCACTTCCATCTCTTACAT TTGTTGGAGAATTTGGCTGAGGTTGTTGAACATGGAAACCCGGATCAGCAATCAGATGCATCG ATTGCTGAATTGAGTAACCATTTTGATAAGTGTCAGCAGCTGTTAACTTCAATCTCTGCTTCTATTAGCACCAAAGCCATG ACCGTTGAAGGACAGAAGAAGAAGCTAGAGGAAAGCGAGCAATTGCTAAATCAACGAAG AGATTTAATTGCCAATTACACAAAATCTGTAGAGGAGCTTGTCAAGTCTGAGCCATAA